The proteins below are encoded in one region of Telopea speciosissima isolate NSW1024214 ecotype Mountain lineage chromosome 10, Tspe_v1, whole genome shotgun sequence:
- the LOC122642276 gene encoding NAC domain-containing protein 2-like produces the protein MSIPHLEPGFEFIPTDTELLQFLKDKLLDHLDQLTSAFIPDNINPYGYDPIRLPKGNHFNRTNQAYFFTHKTQNRTLKNGFWRRASTLPEEINNEGQILGLKEQFNFFWLIGNEMIETRWTMREYTVNPAIFSDDEREATGNEIESYIVCAIQYKKVSLYSSREEFDAEADMEEEIEAHMTHPKQLRRSKRIQERLASHPPQC, from the exons atgtcGATTCCACATTTGGAACCAGGATTTGAATTCATTCCCACTGATACCGAGCTCCTTCAATTTCTCAAAGACAAGCTTTTGGATCATCTTGATCAACTTACTTCTGCTTTTATCCCTGACAATATCAATCCCTACGGTTACGATCCTATCAGACTTCCCAAAG GTAATCACTTTAACCGTACAAATCAGGCTTATTTCTTTACCCATAAAACCCAGAACCGAACTCTAAAAAATGGTTTCTGGAGGAGGGCTTCTACTTTGCCCGAGGAGATCAACAATGAAGGGCAAATTCTAGGATTGAAGGAGCAATTCAATTTCTTCTGGTTAATAGGAAATGAGATGATCGAAACCAGATGGACTATGCGTGAGTATACTGTAAACCCAGCTATATTTTCAGATGATGAGCGCGAAGCTACTGGGAACGAG aTAGAAAGCTATATAGTGTGTGCAATTCAGTATAAGAAGGTCTCATTATACTCGTCTAGAGAAGAATTTGATGCAGAAGCGGATATGGAGGAAGAGATCGAGGCGCACATGACTCATCCTAAGCAGCTCCGGCGTTCCAAGCGGATCCAGGAGAGGTTGGCGTCCCATCCACCTCAGTGCTAA